Part of the Caloranaerobacter sp. TR13 genome is shown below.
TTGATTAAATCCCCTATATGCTATTTTAGATTTGTGAAGTGGAACCGGTACAATAATATCTATATCATTTATATCACTTTCTTTAAAGGCTTGTACTAAAATTGGTCCTAAAGCCTTATACATATATGCCTTCTTACCATATTTATATTTGTATATAGCTTTCTTTACAAACCCTGTATATTCTAATGGTGATATTACCTTTTCAAAATAATGATTAAGTCTAATACAGTCAGGACATCTATCTGGTAAATACCCTAACTCTAATGGCTTACCACAAATAGTACATATATTGCCTTTTACAAAAGTAAGCTCATTAAAACATTTTTTACATATATGTGTTTCATCTACAACTGCATCATATTCTTCACAAATAAAGCATATACCTTTTTCAGGATAAATAAGTTCTAAAATCGTATTAAAAAATACTTTTAAAACATCTTTGAATTTATTCATTATCTTTATCCTTTCTGAATAAATTCTAAAACTTTATACAATCTCTTATTAAGCCCTGAATATCTTTTTGTAATTCTATTGTTATTTATCATCATATATAGAAACTTTTTATTGCCTACAAGTACAACTAACTCTTTTGCTCTAGTAATTGCAGTATATAAGAGATTTCTAGTTAAAAGCATTGGTGGGCCCCAGCATATAGGCATTACAACTACTGGAAACTCACTTCCCTGACTTTTATGAATTGTTGTTGCATATGCTAATTTAAGTTCATCTAACTGACTAAAACTATAAACTGCCTTTTTATTATCATCAAATAAAACAGTCATTTCACTTTCTTCTTCATCTATATCATAAACATACCCAAAATCACCATTAAATACACCTTCACCTTCTTCATTTGTACCATCATCTTTTATAATTTCCCACTTCATCCTATAATTATTTTTTATTTGCATGACCTTGTCCCCAACTCTAAAAATACTGTCTCCTACCTTTTTTTCATCTTTAAGTTTATGCTTAGGGTTCAAGATCTCTTGGAGCCTTTCATTTAGAGCATTTACTCCAGTATCTCCCTTTTTCATAGGTGTTAAAACCTGAATATCTTTTACAGGATTAA
Proteins encoded:
- a CDS encoding ComF family protein, with product MNKFKDVLKVFFNTILELIYPEKGICFICEEYDAVVDETHICKKCFNELTFVKGNICTICGKPLELGYLPDRCPDCIRLNHYFEKVISPLEYTGFVKKAIYKYKYGKKAYMYKALGPILVQAFKESDINDIDIIVPVPLHKSKIAYRGFNQSELLCRYISKILKIPLDIKNFKRVKKTEVQNKLDKRERIKNVKNAFKVVNNDVFKNKNILLVDDIYTTGATVDECSKTLLKAGANKVYVLTLATVPIRYF